The nucleotide window CGAATGGCTCGGTGCCGCAAGCAATGCGGCACCGCTGCACCTCGTCTCGCCGCAGCCCGGCGACAAGCTGCACAGCCAGCTCGAACCCGCGCTGGCCGACGTGCCCGGCGCGCGGCCCGTGGCGCTGGCGATCCATCCCTCGGACGCCGCCGCACGCGCCATCGCGGAGGGCGCCATCGTGAGGGTCCACAACGCGCGCGGCGCCTGCCTCGCGCGGGCGGCGCTCACCGACGACATCACCCCCGGTGTCGTCGCCCTGCCCACCGGCGCCTGGTATGGCGACGCGGGCGAGAACGTCGACCCGCACGGCAATCCCAACGTCCTGACCCCCGACATAGGCACCTCGAAGCTCGGCCAAGGCAGCAGCGCGCATACCGCGCTGGTGCAGGTAAGCCTCAACGAGGGCTAAAGGGCAGCGCGGAACTCCCTCGGCGCGAACAGCCGGCCCGGCCCCTCCGAGGCGATGCCGGCCGCGTCGAGCATCGCCCAGAAGAGCACCTGGTTGGAGCTGAGCACCGGCTTGCCGAGATGCGCCTCGATGCGCTCGATGACCGGAACGGCGGGCAGCGCGGTGCAGGAGAGAAAGATCGCCTCGGCCTCGGGGTGGTCGGCCTCGAGCGCGGCGGCGATCACCGTGTCGCCCGAGAGCATTCCCATGTCGCGGTCGTCCTCGTGTCCCATAGACGACCGCGCCACCACATCGATCCCGAGCCCGACAAAATGGTCGGCCACGAGGTTCGTCGTCTCGTCCATGTAGGGGGTCAGCAGCGAGATCCGCGTGACGTCGAGCGCCCGGAACGCTCGCATCGCCGCGCCTACCGGCGTCGTGAGCGGCGCGCGGTTGCCGACCATCGCGTCGATCTCGTCGCCCAGAACCGCCGCCGCCGAGGTGCAGCCGAAGAGCAACCCCTCGAGCTGCACCCCCGGCACGATCAGTTCGGCCGCTGCACGCAGGCGCGGACCGGTGCGGCGCAGGTTCTCGGGCGTGGTCGGGTTCTCGAAGATGATGCGCGTCACATGCAGTTGGGTGCCCGGAGGCATCAGCCGCGCCGCGTCGCCCTCGATGGTCAGGTCGGTCGCCAGCGCGATCAGCCCGAACCTCCGGATATGATCCCGCCGCAACCGCCGCCCGCTCAGATCACGAGGACCGGGACGGAGGACAGGCTCGTCACCTTGTGACTCACCGAGCCCAGCATGTAGCCCTCCGCCGAGCCGAGGCCGCGCGCCCCGACGATGATCAGGTCGCAGCCCTTTTCCTTGGCAAAGCCGACGATGGTCCGCGCCGAGGGGCCTCCCTTGATGAAGG belongs to Salipiger profundus and includes:
- a CDS encoding maleate cis-trans isomerase family protein, which gives rise to MRRDHIRRFGLIALATDLTIEGDAARLMPPGTQLHVTRIIFENPTTPENLRRTGPRLRAAAELIVPGVQLEGLLFGCTSAAAVLGDEIDAMVGNRAPLTTPVGAAMRAFRALDVTRISLLTPYMDETTNLVADHFVGLGIDVVARSSMGHEDDRDMGMLSGDTVIAAALEADHPEAEAIFLSCTALPAVPVIERIEAHLGKPVLSSNQVLFWAMLDAAGIASEGPGRLFAPREFRAAL